GCCTTGTTATAATTTTCACAAAAGAGTTAGGAGGTTAACATATGTTTTTAGAAGCGTTTACAAGTGTGCAGAAGGCAGCTGTGGCCAAAATCGGGCTGCTGAAAAAGAACCCCCTGGGCTATTTTGTGGCAGCCATGCTGGCCGGTGCTTTCATTGGGTTTGGTGTTTTATTAAGTTTTACCATCGGCGGACTGCTGAGCGGAGAGCCCTATGTCAAGATTGTCATGGGAACAGCCTTTGGCGTTGCCTTGAGTCTGGTGGTTATCGCCGGAGCAGAGCTTTTTACAGGAAACAATATGGTCATGGCAGCAGGGCTTATGACAAAATCGGTCACCATGGCGGATACCTTGAAGCTGTGGGGAGTCTGCTGGCTTGGCAATCTGGCAGGCTCTGTGCTGCTGGCCCTTATTTTCTGGGGAGCCGGCTTTGCAGCCGGGCCGGTC
This region of Eubacterium sp. 1001713B170207_170306_E7 genomic DNA includes:
- a CDS encoding formate/nitrite transporter family protein, whose protein sequence is MFLEAFTSVQKAAVAKIGLLKKNPLGYFVAAMLAGAFIGFGVLLSFTIGGLLSGEPYVKIVMGTAFGVALSLVVIAGAELFTGNNMVMAAGLMTKSVTMADTLKLWGVCWLGNLAGSVLLALIFWGAGFAAGPVGEFIAASAAAKMGLSLIPLFLRGVLCNVLVCLAVWCGFKCKSESGKLIMIFWCLFAFITTGFEHSIANMTLLTISLLAPMEAAVSIGGYVYNLIVVTLGNMVGGILFVAIPYYLISKKKETA